The sequence GTCATCAGCACCTTGGGCAGGAGATAAAGAAATCATGAATAATAAGGCCAATTACTCTTTTTAGGGTCCAATCTGCTATGATTATCATGTTAGTTCTTGAAAATCTAAACGTCCGAACGAGGAAATCAAACCACCTGCCTATATTTAGCAGCTTGTATGGGCTTCTGAAAGCTGATAAGTGCACAATAATTACACACATATCTGAAACCTCCTTATTAATCTAataatataaaagtataaaacatataaaatcttTCAAGTTCAACATCATTAAAGTGCAAAAATTGACACAGCGGTCAATATAAACCTTGTGAGGTACTTATTTATAAACTTCAACAAATTGACACAGTGGTCAATATAAACCTTGTGAGGTACTCATTTATAAACTTTaaaacataatatatattttgttaaCTAGGGTGGTGGTTGAGTGAATGGAGCCTTTCCTGGGGCTGCAGTTGGGGACCCAGCATCTTCTGCACTTTGGTCTAGAAGTGATTGCATGAACGAAAGTTGTGGTCTGACATATTCACCCTGTTGTTGATGTTGTGGGGTATGAAGGGAATAtgaatcagtatcagattggtatgGAACAGATTTGTTTGAGAAAGGGGTAGTAAAAGTGGTTGGAGTGGGAAAAACGGAGGTGGAAACACCTTCGTTTATGGAGATTTTATTTTGAGTTGACATAGAAATCACATCTGGACTTGGTGTCTGTAGACGTGTTTGGGAACTTCCAGTGTTGTTGGATTGGAAAGGTGTTTGTGCAGAGACATAGGAAGGTAGCTGTGATTGAGATTGGCTTAAAGTCTCTTGAAAGGTTGATGCAGGTTGATATCTGACGGATGTGCTATGGCTTTGAGAAGGTGGAAATGTGTGAGCCGTTGGGTATTGGTGGGACGTAGGTTGTCTTTGGGACGGTGGATGGCTTTGGGATGGAATAAAGATGTGGGATGTTGATGGAAAGTTCTGTAAAGTTGGAAAGTTTTGTGCAGTGCCTACGTTTTGGGCCTGTGGGAAGTTGTGGTACGTAGGTAAAGTTTTGGATGGGGGAAAGTTTTGGGAGTGGCTAAAGTTTTGGGATAGGGCTAAGTTTTGTGACTGTTGAAAGTTTTGTGACTGTTGAAAGTTTTGTGACTGTTGAAAGTTTTGTGACTGTTGAAAGTTTTGTGACTGGGGAGCGATATGTGGCTCAGAGTATGAGTGAGCAGGTGGAGAAGTCATGGATGTTGGGTAGGAGGTGGCTGGTGGATACGACTGAGCCAGAGGAACAAAATTAGAGGATGGTGCGTGTTTAATATTCCAAACAGTTTTGATCAATGTCACTCGACAATCACAATTCTGCTCTGGAGTCATGTTGTCCATCCAATGACTTAACGTTAAGAGAAACTGCTGATTATGGTTAAGGGGTTCTGGACGACAAACTACCTCGACATGATTGATCATGGAAGTTAACTCTTGCTTATACCGAGTTTGCTCCTCCTCTATTTTTAATAAACAATCTCGGAAGATCAGTGCAAGATCCTCAAAGACTCTATGTGGTCTTCGAAGTGGCCTCGGCCTACTTAAAACTCTGTCAAAGGCAGAAGAAATGAACTGTCGAGTATCTTCAATCTGAGCACATGTCTCAGTTTGCCGGCCGCGCGACTCCAGAGCAGAATCCTGTGACTGAGATGGTAATGAAGTTTGATCGGTAGATCGTCCAGACAATTGTTCGGTTGAGTCCTCATGTTCAACAGGTTCTGCTTCAGGAGGGAGTGTGCTTGAATGAGTCCTAAAATAGATAGGGAAATAAAAGGTATAATTtctatattcataatttttttttgtcttctcttTAGGAAATTTAACTCACATGCGCTGCTGAAAACAACGTTGAAGAAATTGAAGATGTGGTGCATATTGGTAAGGTTTCCTCCGAGAAGTACCCGAACCACTTGGCGCCGTTCGTTCATGATTGAGGTCACGCATAAACCTATCGCGTATTGACCTCCAGCGTGTTGATATGATTTCAGCTAGAAAATAAAGAACAATTTTAATAACCGTATATAATGTTATATATTCTTTTCTGTTGACATCGGATTGCATAAAAAACTGTTGCCCCAGGCAGTCCAAAATTCTGCATTGTATTTAACTGTTATTTTGCCCGGTACCTGAATTGGCTGTATCAGTTGTTGAAACAAAGTTTTCCAAACAGAAAACTTATGCTCACTTCACTATTCTTCCAACTAGAAACATCACTATCAAATCTTCTAAAACCAAATGATTTAACAAAAGGAATGAAATTAAtgtaccacaattttttttagcctgACGACTCAAATCGTTCCATGTGGGAACCAAATTGGCATAGACCTCTTGCCATTGTCGACGAGTCGTGTTGTGGTCCGAGTGCTTGGGGTCTGTTTGGTCCCATAGAGCTGGCCTTGCTTCTACTAGCTGTATTAGCAGTTCACAGTTTATGATTGGGAGAAATTGCCTATCTTCCTCGTCCAATTCTTGCTGTCTACCCTATTTGGTTTAAAACAAATGTTATCATTACCTATAAAAGCTACCTGCAATTCCAATAGCACTTAAGTCTTTTGGATAAAACTTGTATAGCGAATATGTTGCATGTGCCAACCACTGCCCACTGCatcttttgttttaataaaaaaatataaaaattttttgGATTTCCTTGTATTTGGTCTTTGGGTGTGAACGGCTATAAAGATATAGACTTGGCGAGCGGGTCAgttgctttttattttataagaGGGTAGCCCCTGTTCATGGTATGTCCATTATGGCATAAGCAACACTTAAACTTTGGTTTGGGTAAAACAAATGTCTCCAATCCTCATGGTCATTTgttctaataataaaaaaaatttgaggtaTGATGGCCACGTTATCTTATAGGTGATATAAGATACTGTATACTGAGGGCAGTGTGGACAGCTCACATCACAGCACATGTGCCTACTCACACGGCCTACACGTCCACCACGACTGCCACGACCACGTTGTCCGCGACCACCACGCCTGGAAGTTCTTTTTTGAACAGGTGATGGATTTTCAATTTGACTGTTTGGGTCCTAATAAATAATATAGTTATCACAAAAGAAAATTGATTTAGTTAGAGAACCTAAGTATAGATACTCACATCGTCATCGTTATGACGTCTACTTCGCGGATTTTCAATGGAATGTGAACCCTCCTGTGTCTGAAAAACAAACACAGTTTTGGATTCATTGAAAATTGCCGtctgcctgccctgcagcaaccaAAAtgcatcacccatatacactctttC comes from Bufo gargarizans isolate SCDJY-AF-19 unplaced genomic scaffold, ASM1485885v1 fragScaff_scaffold_782_pilon:::fragment_2:::debris, whole genome shotgun sequence and encodes:
- the LOC122922849 gene encoding uncharacterized protein LOC122922849, giving the protein MRDLNHERTAPSGSGTSRRKPYQYAPHLQFLQRCFQQRMTHSSTLPPEAEPVEHEDSTEQLSGRSTDQTSLPSQSQDSALESRGRQTETCAQIEDTRQFISSAFDRVLSRPRPLRRPHRVFEDLALIFRDCLLKIEEEQTRYKQELTSMINHVEVVCRPEPLNHNQQFLLTLSHWMDNMTPEQNCDCRVTLIKTVWNIKHAPSSNFVPLAQSYPPATSYPTSMTSPPAHSYSEPHIAPQSQNFQQSQNFQQSQNFQQSQNFQQSQNLALSQNFSHSQNFPPSKTLPTYHNFPQAQNVGTAQNFPTLQNFPSTSHIFIPSQSHPPSQRQPTSHQYPTAHTFPPSQSHSTSVRYQPASTFQETLSQSQSQLPSYVSAQTPFQSNNTGSSQTRLQTPSPDVISMSTQNKISINEGVSTSVFPTPTTFTTPFSNKSVPYQSDTDSYSLHTPQHQQQGEYVRPQLSFMQSLLDQSAEDAGSPTAAPGKAPFTQPPP